In Mycobacterium branderi, the DNA window CGCGGCATCTCGTCGTAATTCACTGGCAGGGGGGAGTATTCGGCCGGCTTTTGGTGGGCCGCGACCAAGATGCCCAACACCGACGCACGCGCCTGGTCGTAGACCCAGGTATCGATGCCGTCGATACGCTCGACATGTGGGACTCGGTCACGGTCGGCGGCCGACGCGCGGTCCACCCAGAGGTTCGGCGGCTCGATGATGTGGTCGTCGACGGAGATCATCCATTGAAGATCTTGCTTGTCCACGGGGGTTCCTCCCTGGTTTCGCTATTACGTTGGCTGCGAGACGATATCGGCGGTTGTCCGACGCCCTTCATCGGCCGACGCGGGCGCCGGGCGTGAACACGACGGGCAGCGCGCGGTAGCCCCGGGTGACCGAGTTCCCGTGAAAATCGACTTTAGCCCCGGCCGGAATTACGTAGTCGGGTAGCCGACGAAGTGTCTGCTCGACACCTACCCGGAACTCGAGTCGGGCGAGATTGGAGCCCAGGCAGCGGTGGACGCCGGCGCCGAAACCGAGGTGCCTGTTGGTCTGCCGGTCGAGGATGCACTTGTCCGGCTCGTCGAACTCGCGCGCGTCGCGGTTGGCGGCCGCATAATTCACCACGACCGTCTCACCTGGACAGAACTTCTGTCCGCTCACCTCGACCTCTTCGGCGACGGAACGATGCAGTCCGTGGACCGACCCGGCGTACCGGATGAATTCCTCGATCGCCGTCGGCATCAGCTGGGAATCGCGGACCAGTCGGTCGCGATCGGACGCATGGGTGCCCAGGTGGAAGAAGGCGAATGACATTGCGCTAGAGGTTGTTTCGAGCCCGGCCTGCACCAGCAGCATCACGTTCGCGACGACGTCGTCGAAGCTCAGTTTTTCGCCGTCGATCTCGGCGGCGAGCAGGACGTCGATCAGGTCGTCGCGCGGCGGTTCAGCACGACGCTTGTCGATCTCCTCGCGTACGCGGAGGTAGAGATTCGTCATCGAGCCGTTTCGGACTTCTTCGCTCTCACCGTTGATCGCGAGGTCGGCCGTCTCGATGTAGAGCGGCACGTCCTCCACGGGCATACCGAGGAGATACCGGAAGAACACGATCCCAGGTTGTTGCCATGCGACATCGGCGAGGTCCCCGCGCCCCAACTCGATGAAGTTGTCGATCAACCCGTCGGTGACCGCGCGCACCTGGGGCTCCAGGTCTTTCATCCGGCCCGGAGAAAAATACGGATTGAGAACTTTGCGGAGTTGCTGCTGCCGCGGCGGATCCAGGGTGATGACGATGTCGCCAAACGACATCGGATTGCCTTCCAGCCCAACGGGTTTGCTGGAGAAGCTGCGCCAATCGCGCAAGATCTCGTAGCAGTCGTCGTAGCGGGTGGCCACCCACGCGCCCCCGGGCGTGGGTCCCAGGAAAGGGACGTCCTGGTGGCTGAACGGTCCGTTCTCCCGCATCACCGCGTAGACCTCATAGAGGAATTCTTGGTCGTTGAAGTCGTCGTGGCGAAGGTCGAGATTCCGGGCGTGCTCCTCCGGCGATTTGCTCACCATGGGTAGTCCTTTCCGCGCTCGCGCGCGAACCGGCCGAGATCGGGACAACGCCGGCGGTCATCTCGCGCACGCCGAAATTTGGTTTGGCAGCACAGTAAGTCGTCGCCAGCGTGGAGTCAAGTCACACTCGATAACTGCGCCGGCGTCGATGGAGCCGGCCGCGGCTAGCTGGGTCGGCACGCTTGCTAGCTTCCTCTCGGAAGCCGGGTGCTCCTAAGCTATGGGTGATGACTACAGGCGCGCGCCGGCGAGTTCGCGACAAGGATGGCAAGCAACGAGCTCTCCTTGAGGCTGCTGCGGAGGTCTTTGCCGAAGCGGGGTACGCGGCCGCGGCGACAAAGGAGATCGCTCGCCGCGCCGACTGCTCCGAGGCGATGCTGTTCCACTACTACGGAGACAAGCGAGGCATCTTCGAGCAAGTTGTTGCCCGACAGATCGCCGACCTTGTCGGCGAGGCCGAAGAGCAAGTCGTGGCTGCTCTGCCAGCGCGGTTCGAAGAGTATGTCGAGCAGCTGTTTTTTGCACGGCTGAGGATCGACGACCGCAGCAGCGGTGTTCCCGGCTGGGACATTTCCAGTCGGGCGTTGTCGGATCCGGACTTCTCGGTGCGCGTGCTGCAACCCAATCACGCGCGCCGTACGGCTGTTATCGCCGAGGGCGTTCGCCACTACCAAGCGGCCGGGCAGATCAAGACCGACGTCGACGCCGACCTGTTGGCCGAGCTGCTAGCCAACTTCATCATCTTCACAACGAGCCTGGGACCGCGCTGGTTTGGTACCGAGGAGTCGGATATCCGCGCGCAGATCGAACTGGGCTCGAAGATCTTCGCCGACGGGGTAAGCGCATCGACTCAGCCGCCTTCCGCAAAGCGGACCGGGCGGACCCAGCGGGCCAGGCGGGCCCAGCGGGCCGCCAAGGTGCGCGCGGCCGACTAGAGATCCGCCGAACTCCACCCACACCACAGTTATCGAGTCGCACTTGACACGCTGGCTTTGCCGTCACTAGCGTCGTTGCCAGCCAGGCCACAGCCCTGCGCACGCAGAGCTCCCTGCTCGATCGGCACGAGCGTGAGGACTTCACATTGGGGTGTGCATTCAGCGGTGCGAGTAATGCACTTGCACCAACCTCGACGCGGAAAATGGCGGCTCGATGAATCCGCTCCGAGGGGTGCGTGTTGTCGAGTGGGCGACCGAAATCGCCGGCCCGTACTGCACCAAGATGTTCGCCGACCTCGGAGCCGAGGTCATCAAAATAGAAGCCGCAGAAGGTGATCCGCTCCGCCACCGAACATTTGGCGATCGAGGCGGCACCGGCGCGTTGTTCAAATTCTTGAACGCCGGTAAGCGCTCGGTCGTCGGCACTGCGCTGTCCGAGGTGGAGGACCTGATCGTTTCAGCCGATGTGTTCGTCGATTCTCTTGGCCCCGGGGCACTCGACCGCGAGGCCCTCCTACGGCGTGCACCACACCTGGTGGTCGTGGCCCTGTCTGCGTACGGATTGACCGGACCGTACCGCGGCCGGCCCGCAACGGAGTTCACGATCCAGGCCGAGAGCGGAACGCTGGCGTTGCGAGGTCGCCCGGACCAACCGCCCATTCAAGCGGGTGGTCGAGTCTTCGAATGGGTGATGGCCAGTTATGCCGCCGTGGGCGCGCTTGGCGCTTTGCGTCGGACTCAATTGGGCGGACCGGGCGAGATCATCGACTGCTCGTTGTTGGAGGCCTGCCACCTCAGCGCCAGCGGATTCGCTGACCTCTACCACGAGCTGGCCGGTCGCCCCCCGTTGAACGGGCCCGCCCGTCAGGTGGAAATCCCTTCCATCGAACCGACCGCGGACGGCTGGGTCGGCTTCAACACCAACACCCGCCAGCAATTCGAGTCGTTCCTGGCGATGATCGGCCGGCTGGACCTGCTCGAGGATGACCCTGCGTGGGCACTCGCCACGACGCGCTGGGAACGCCGGGAACAATGGAATCAGATTGTGCGGGAATGGACGACGGGACGTTCCACGGACGAGATCGTGGCGCTGGCCTCCGATCTGCGCATCCCCGTCTCGCCGGTCAACAATGGCCAGACGGTGCTGTACCACCCTCAGTTCGCGGCGCGCGGCGTCTGGGGCACCTCTGCCGACGGCAACTTCACCCACCCGTTGGCGCCCTACCGGATCGATGGCCGACGACCCGCCCCAACCGACGTTGCGCCCTCGCTCGGCGAGATGACAAAAGTGCCCGCCCACAACAGGATTGCGAGGGTTGCCCACCGCTCGCCCGGACTTCCCTTGGAGGGCATACGAATTCTCGACGCGACCGCATGGTGGGCGGGCCCCTCCTCGACCCACATTCTCGCCGCACTGGGCGCCGAGGTCATTCACCTCGAGTCGACGCAGCGCCCTGACGGTGCGCGGATGGTAGCCGCGGCGTTCGCCCATCAGCCGCAGTGGTGGGAGCGGTCGGGCATGTACCTGGCAACGAACACTAATAAGCGAGGGCTCACCCTCGACCTGTCCTCACCGGCGGGGCGGGAACTGCTGTTCAAACTCGTTGAACAGTCGGACATTCTGGTCGAGAACTTCTCGCCCCGCGTCTTCGATAATTTCGCGATCACGTGGGAGGCCGTCAGTGAGCGGAACCCTCGAATAGTGATGGTTCGTATGCCAGCCTTCGGGCTCGACGGGCCATGGCGCAACAACGTGGGTTTCGCGCAAACGATGGAGCAGATGACCGGAATGGCGTGGGTGACTGGCCATGAGTACGATCAGCCCCGCATCCCCCGCGGCCCGTGTGACCCACTGGCGGGCATGCACTCCGCGTTCGCCATGCTCACAGGCCTTCGGCAACGCGACGAGACGGGCCGAGGATGCCTCATCGAAGTATCGATGGTCGAGTCCGCGCTCAACGCGGCTGCCGAGCAGGTCGTCGAATTCACCGCACACGGCAACCTGATATCGCGACTAGGAAATCGCAGCCGTGACGCCGCCCCCCAAGGGGTCTATCGATGCGCGGGCACCGAGCGGTGGCTGGCGATATCGGTCGCGACGGACGAACAGTGGCGCCTACTGAAATCTGCTCTGGGCGAGCCGGATTGGGCCAACGACCCCTCGCTGGACACCCACGAAGGGCGAGTTCGGGCGCATGATGTGCTCGACAAGCACCTCGAAGAATGGGCCGGCCGCCACGACTCCTCGGCCGCAGCCGAGTTACTCGTTGGATACGGCGTACCGGCTGCGGATTTGGCAGACGCCAGGGTCGGATCGATGCACCCTCAGCTCGCCGCGCGCGGCTTCTTCGAAAGCCTCGACCATCTTGTCGCGGGACCGCATCACGTGCCTGCGATTCCCTTCAAATACCGCAGCGTCGACAAGTGGTACCGGACAGCGGCACCGACGCTGGGGCAGCACAATGCCGACATCCTCGGCGATCTGCTCGGCCTCGACGAGCCCTCCCTTGCGACCCTCGCAGAAACAGGTGTCATCGGGAACAAACCGGGCGGATTGGACTAGGGCCATGAAACTTCATGTCGACCGGGATATGTGTCAGGGACACAGCCGTTGCTACGCCACGTATCCCGATCTGTTCGACATCGACGACGAAGGGACCGCCTTCGTCGTCGTGGAAAACGTTCCCCCCGAATGGGAAGACCGGGCGCACAACGCTATTGCCAACTGCCCCGAGCGTGCTATTCACATCGTCAAGGAGTCGCCATGAAGACCAAGGGAGCAGTGCTGTGGGGGCTGAACGAGAAGTGGTCGGTCGAGGAGATCGAGCTCGATCCGCCGCAGGACGGCGAGCTACTCGTCGAGTTCGAAGCGACCGGTCTATGCCATTCCGACCACCACATTCGCACCGGTGACATGTTCGGGGTGAGTTTTCCGTTGATCGGCGGACACGAAGGGGCGGGCGTCGTTCGGGAAGTCGGCCCGGGGGTCCGCGATATGGCGGTGGGAGATCACGTGGTCACCTCTTTCCTGCCGGCGTGCGGTCGCTGCCGCTGGTGCGCCACGGGCCGTCAGAACCTCTGTGATTTCGGCGCGACGATCCTGGCGGGGGTCCAGGCCGACGGCACGTTCCGGCGCCGAGCCAGAGGGCGGGGCATCGGGGCCCTTTCCGGCGTCGGCAGTTTCGCGCAGTGGGGTGTGTTGTCGGAAGCCTCGGTGGTCAAGATCGACGACGATGTGCCGCTTTCGCGCGCATGCCTTCTCGGCTGCGGCGTCACCACCGGCTGGGGTTCGGCTGTCAACACCGCAGAGGTCAGTCCCGGAGACGTCGTCGTTGTGGTGGGCTGCGGAGGCATCGGCAGCGGTGCCATTCAGGGTGCGCGGCTGGCCGGTGCGGAGGAGATCGTCGTCGTCGATATCGAACCGAGCAAGCGCGACAAGGCTTTTGAGTTCGGAGCCACGCACTTTTCTACCTCGATGGAGGAAGCAACCCAGCTCGTCGGCGAGATCACGCGCGGAGTCATGGCCGACTCGGCCATCCTCACGCCAGGCGTGCTCGAAGGCGCGATGATCAACGACGCGCTCAATGCGGTGCGCAAGGGCGGTGCCGTGGTGGCGACCGCCCTGGCATCGATGTCCGACGTGACGCCCACGCTGCCGCTGACGTTGTTCACGCTGTTCCAGAAGCGCCTCCTCGGCAGCCTGTATGGCGAGGCCAACCCGCGGGCCGACATCCCGCGGCTGATCAGCTTGTATCGCAGCGGCAAGCTGTTGCTCGACGAGACCGTCACCACCGAGTACAAGCTCGACGACATCAATGAGGCCTACGACGACATGCTGGCCGGCCGCAACATCCGCGGGGTGATCATCCACGACCACTGACTCTGTGGGAAACGACCCAAGTTCATTCACTCAGTCGCCGAAAGGAATTCACTTATGTCCTCGCCAGCCGATGTCGTCCGCCAGTTCTGCGCGTTGATGGAGCAGCGGGACGCCGAAGCGTTGCGTCCCCTGCTCGCTGAAGGTGCTGTTTATCAGAACGTGGGAATGCCCGCCTTCATCGGACCCGATGCCATCGTGGAGAACATGGCCGCCCAATTCGCGATGTTTCCCGACGCCTACGCCTTTGAAATCGTCAACCTCGCCAGTGAGGGTTCCGTGGTGCTCACCGAACGCCTGGACTACATCCAGGCGCCGGACGGAAGCAAGCCGGCCATCCCCGTCATGGGGACCTTTGTGGTCGACGGCGACGGGAGAATCACTCGCTGGACCGACTACTTCGATCTGAATTTGACGATGAAACTCCTTCAAGGCGAGGACATCAGCGCCCTGGTGCCCGCGACCGCATGAGCCGTGGCATAGCAGCGTCCCGCTGTCGTCTCGAAGCACCGCCAGTCGCGTGGTGAGGAAGGGACTTTCATGCGAATGCCTCGTGCTGTCGCCAATTTCAACCGCCGTGTCACAAACCCAACCGCTCGGTCTCTCACACCGTGGCTCCCCTGCCTAGGGACGCTCGAGCACGTCGGCCGCAAGTCCGGCAAGCGCTATCGAACGCCCCTCTTGGTATTCAAGTCCCGGGACGGCTACGTCATTCTCGTCGGGTACGGGCCTGAGACCGACTGGCTCAAAAACGTATTGGCCGGCGGCCCAACAGTATTGCGCAAGCGGGGCAGAGCCATCGCGTTGGCCCACCCGCGGATCGTGAGTAAGGCTGAGGCCGCACCCCTTGTCGCACCGGCGCCCCGGCTGTTCTACCGCCTGTTCCCCTACAACGAAGCAGCATTGGTGCTGACGGAGACGAGCACTGGCCGATCGGGTTAGACAGCAGACAAGACAGCTACTGCTTGTTGTGGGCGGCCTCAGCTGTCGAGATGCAGCGAAGATTGACAAGAATCGCCGGTCTACTTTGGCAAGAGTTGGATGTCTCGGAGAAGGCTGTTAATTTTCGCTGCATCCTCAGGTTGGGTCAGATCCCAGACGCCCCAATCGTCTCTGCGCCCCGAATCCGCGCCTGCGGACCCACCCCGACGGCTGCTCAATATTCACGTCCATCCGCTTCCGCTCACGCGCGGTGCTCAGTCAGACGGCCGTGGTGCCGCCGTCGACCATCAACTCCATACCATTGACATAGCTCGAGTCATCCGAGGCGAGAAACAGTGCGACCGATGCAATCTCCCCAGGGCTGCCCATCTTTCCCCGCGGGATCATTGCCTCAAACTGCGCCTTGGTCTCCTCGTCGAACAACTGCTCCTGTATCGGCGTGGCGACCTGGCCCGGGGTCAGCACATTGACCCGAATCCTCCTGTCCTTCAACTCGTTCAACCACACGCGAGCATAGGCATGCAGTACAGCCTTGCTCGCCGCGTACACACTCCAGTGAGGAAAACCCTTGACCGAAGCGATCGACCCGGTCATGAAGATCGAGCCACCGTCGTTGAAAAGCGGCAATGCCTTCTGCACCGTGAACAGCGTGCCACGCGCGTTCAGCCCGAACGTCGCATCAAAGTGCTGCTCCGTGATCTCACCGAGCTTGCCCTCCTCGCCCATCCCCGCACTGGCCCACAACACGTCGACGGCGCCCTTTTCCCGCCTGACCACATCGAACAACCGGTCCAGATCGTCCAGGTTGGCCGAATCCGCTTGCACACCGGTCACATTCCGGCCGATCAGCTCGACGGCTTCATCCAGCGCTTCCTGCCGCCGACCCGAGATGAAGACGTGAGCTCCTTCTTCAACGAACAACTTGGCACCGGCCAGCGCCATCCCGCTTGATCCACCAGTGATCACCGCCACCTTGCCGTCAAGCTTTCCCATCATCACCCCATCGATCGATAACCTGGCTGGCGAAGTCGAGCATCTGGTCAAGAGTTGAGAACATTGCGAAGGCATCCACGATTCCCTCGTCAGCCTCCGACCGGGCGAGGCGCTCGAGCCTGGCGGCTGAGTCAACGGACGTGCCCGGTTCGCGGTTGATCCGCATTGCCGTCTTCAGCGCATCAGGATCGCGGCCGGCGTCCTTCGCGCACGGCGCGCAATCGACCACAGGTGGTCGGTGACCTCGTCCTGCAGCCCCTCGACCCCGAGCCAGCCGACGCCGCTGCGGCCGACCCGGCGCATCGCGGCCTCGCTGGCACCGCCGATCCAGATGGGCGGGCCGCCGGGCTGGACCGGGCGCAGGTCGGCATGGACCGGCGGCAACGAGAAGAACTCGCCGGCTGGCCGCGCCGCCATCGAGAAGGCAGCGCCCAGGCACGTGGAGGACGTCCGCCGGAACTTCATCGACCTGCTCACCCCGGCTGAACTCGACATGCTCGCCGCCCTCAACGAACGAATCCTGCACCACCTGGCAGAGACGACGACTTCCCGGGCCGATGACGAGCCCTCGTAGACTTCATAGGTGCACGAGCAGGTGACAACGTTTCAAACAACTGGTACCTGTTTGTCAATCTTCATTGCATCTCGACTGTAGGTTCTCATTTTCAGTGTCCTATCGCGATCGCCCGAACTGCGGTAATGCGAGTTGTTTCACGAGATGTCATTGGTGACTTGTCTCAAATCCGCGTTATTTGTTCAGAGCAGCCGGGCTGGCGGCAGGGTCGTCACGCCGCCACTCGGCGGCCAGCGAGCGGGGCCGTAGGCGCCCATGGTCGGCGACTCATGGTTTGTCGCTCCGCCGTCACCCGGAACAGCCGGCCTGGTTCTCGGCAAGCCGCGACCGGCGGGGTCGAGCCACTTGCTGCTACATCCCCGCGGTGATACGAGCGATCACATTGGAGAGGTGGCGTCGAGCGGGATGATCGACGACCTCGCCTGTTATGTCGCCCGTGATCAGAGGTGCGCCCGACGGCGACGCAGGGGCGCAGCGCGACTCAAGAGGCGACTCGTAGCCATATTTCGCTGCAGGTCTGTCGCGCTTGAGTCAGGCGGGCGGGCGACACTCGGGAGGCTTGATAGAAGTTGCGTTCGATCATCCAGCACAGAGCTTCAGCGATGGCCGCCGATTGGTCGGGCCCCTTACCGGCCGGCACTCCCATGTGCTCGAGTATTGCGGTGATCGCAGCGACGAAGATGTCGGCTGTCTCTTTCCAGAGCGCATCGAGTTGCGGAACTGTTGCCGCAAGGTCGATCGCCGTGCGCATGACGACGCCGTGCTCGCGCCACAGATCCTCGGTCCGTCTCATGGCGGTATCGATCGCCTTTGCCCCGCTGGCGGCGTCTTCGCTTGCCGCGCGCGATTTCTCGTGCAGCACCGTGACGGTGCGGGCGAACAGCGCGGTGATGACTTCCTGCTTGGATCCGAAATAGAAGTAGAGCGCTCCGCGGGTGATGCCAGCGCGTGCGGCGATGTCGGCGATCGTCATCGCGTCGTAGCCGATGGCGCCCAGTAACTCCTCGGCCGCGTCCAGGATCGCGGCCTCGCGGAGGTCACCTTTGCGGGGTTCGC includes these proteins:
- a CDS encoding LLM class flavin-dependent oxidoreductase; amino-acid sequence: MKFRRTSSTCLGAAFSMAARPAGEFFSLPPVHADLRPVQPGGPPIWIGGASEAAMRRVGRSGVGWLGVEGLQDEVTDHLWSIARRARRTPAAILMR
- a CDS encoding cytochrome P450; amino-acid sequence: MVSKSPEEHARNLDLRHDDFNDQEFLYEVYAVMRENGPFSHQDVPFLGPTPGGAWVATRYDDCYEILRDWRSFSSKPVGLEGNPMSFGDIVITLDPPRQQQLRKVLNPYFSPGRMKDLEPQVRAVTDGLIDNFIELGRGDLADVAWQQPGIVFFRYLLGMPVEDVPLYIETADLAINGESEEVRNGSMTNLYLRVREEIDKRRAEPPRDDLIDVLLAAEIDGEKLSFDDVVANVMLLVQAGLETTSSAMSFAFFHLGTHASDRDRLVRDSQLMPTAIEEFIRYAGSVHGLHRSVAEEVEVSGQKFCPGETVVVNYAAANRDAREFDEPDKCILDRQTNRHLGFGAGVHRCLGSNLARLEFRVGVEQTLRRLPDYVIPAGAKVDFHGNSVTRGYRALPVVFTPGARVGR
- a CDS encoding limonene-1,2-epoxide hydrolase family protein, producing MSSPADVVRQFCALMEQRDAEALRPLLAEGAVYQNVGMPAFIGPDAIVENMAAQFAMFPDAYAFEIVNLASEGSVVLTERLDYIQAPDGSKPAIPVMGTFVVDGDGRITRWTDYFDLNLTMKLLQGEDISALVPATA
- a CDS encoding nitroreductase family deazaflavin-dependent oxidoreductase, which codes for MRMPRAVANFNRRVTNPTARSLTPWLPCLGTLEHVGRKSGKRYRTPLLVFKSRDGYVILVGYGPETDWLKNVLAGGPTVLRKRGRAIALAHPRIVSKAEAAPLVAPAPRLFYRLFPYNEAALVLTETSTGRSG
- a CDS encoding NDMA-dependent alcohol dehydrogenase, with the translated sequence MKTKGAVLWGLNEKWSVEEIELDPPQDGELLVEFEATGLCHSDHHIRTGDMFGVSFPLIGGHEGAGVVREVGPGVRDMAVGDHVVTSFLPACGRCRWCATGRQNLCDFGATILAGVQADGTFRRRARGRGIGALSGVGSFAQWGVLSEASVVKIDDDVPLSRACLLGCGVTTGWGSAVNTAEVSPGDVVVVVGCGGIGSGAIQGARLAGAEEIVVVDIEPSKRDKAFEFGATHFSTSMEEATQLVGEITRGVMADSAILTPGVLEGAMINDALNAVRKGGAVVATALASMSDVTPTLPLTLFTLFQKRLLGSLYGEANPRADIPRLISLYRSGKLLLDETVTTEYKLDDINEAYDDMLAGRNIRGVIIHDH
- a CDS encoding TetR/AcrR family transcriptional regulator, with protein sequence MTRRRAGEPRKGDLREAAILDAAEELLGAIGYDAMTIADIAARAGITRGALYFYFGSKQEVITALFARTVTVLHEKSRAASEDAASGAKAIDTAMRRTEDLWREHGVVMRTAIDLAATVPQLDALWKETADIFVAAITAILEHMGVPAGKGPDQSAAIAEALCWMIERNFYQASRVSPARLTQARQTCSEIWLRVAS
- a CDS encoding TetR/AcrR family transcriptional regulator, whose amino-acid sequence is MTTGARRRVRDKDGKQRALLEAAAEVFAEAGYAAAATKEIARRADCSEAMLFHYYGDKRGIFEQVVARQIADLVGEAEEQVVAALPARFEEYVEQLFFARLRIDDRSSGVPGWDISSRALSDPDFSVRVLQPNHARRTAVIAEGVRHYQAAGQIKTDVDADLLAELLANFIIFTTSLGPRWFGTEESDIRAQIELGSKIFADGVSASTQPPSAKRTGRTQRARRAQRAAKVRAAD
- a CDS encoding SDR family NAD(P)-dependent oxidoreductase, with amino-acid sequence MGKLDGKVAVITGGSSGMALAGAKLFVEEGAHVFISGRRQEALDEAVELIGRNVTGVQADSANLDDLDRLFDVVRREKGAVDVLWASAGMGEEGKLGEITEQHFDATFGLNARGTLFTVQKALPLFNDGGSIFMTGSIASVKGFPHWSVYAASKAVLHAYARVWLNELKDRRIRVNVLTPGQVATPIQEQLFDEETKAQFEAMIPRGKMGSPGEIASVALFLASDDSSYVNGMELMVDGGTTAV
- a CDS encoding ferredoxin; translated protein: MKLHVDRDMCQGHSRCYATYPDLFDIDDEGTAFVVVENVPPEWEDRAHNAIANCPERAIHIVKESP
- a CDS encoding CaiB/BaiF CoA transferase family protein produces the protein MNPLRGVRVVEWATEIAGPYCTKMFADLGAEVIKIEAAEGDPLRHRTFGDRGGTGALFKFLNAGKRSVVGTALSEVEDLIVSADVFVDSLGPGALDREALLRRAPHLVVVALSAYGLTGPYRGRPATEFTIQAESGTLALRGRPDQPPIQAGGRVFEWVMASYAAVGALGALRRTQLGGPGEIIDCSLLEACHLSASGFADLYHELAGRPPLNGPARQVEIPSIEPTADGWVGFNTNTRQQFESFLAMIGRLDLLEDDPAWALATTRWERREQWNQIVREWTTGRSTDEIVALASDLRIPVSPVNNGQTVLYHPQFAARGVWGTSADGNFTHPLAPYRIDGRRPAPTDVAPSLGEMTKVPAHNRIARVAHRSPGLPLEGIRILDATAWWAGPSSTHILAALGAEVIHLESTQRPDGARMVAAAFAHQPQWWERSGMYLATNTNKRGLTLDLSSPAGRELLFKLVEQSDILVENFSPRVFDNFAITWEAVSERNPRIVMVRMPAFGLDGPWRNNVGFAQTMEQMTGMAWVTGHEYDQPRIPRGPCDPLAGMHSAFAMLTGLRQRDETGRGCLIEVSMVESALNAAAEQVVEFTAHGNLISRLGNRSRDAAPQGVYRCAGTERWLAISVATDEQWRLLKSALGEPDWANDPSLDTHEGRVRAHDVLDKHLEEWAGRHDSSAAAELLVGYGVPAADLADARVGSMHPQLAARGFFESLDHLVAGPHHVPAIPFKYRSVDKWYRTAAPTLGQHNADILGDLLGLDEPSLATLAETGVIGNKPGGLD